One window of bacterium genomic DNA carries:
- the nadB gene encoding L-aspartate oxidase produces MEERRDFLVIGSGVAGLTFALKAAAHGTVAIVSKREAHASNTWYAQGGIASVWSDQDRFDLHVQDTLTAGDGLCHRDVVELVVRGGPDRIRELIDLGCHFSQGQAPGAGYDLGMEGGHSRRRILHAKDSTGREIEEILLERCRAHPRIRIVEHHIAIDLILESRLGGTIRDGHDRVWGAYVLDVRGGTVHSFVAGATLLATGGAGKVYLYTSNPDVATGDGVAMAFRAGAAVAGMEFFQFHPTILYHPTAKGFLISEAVRGEGGVLKTLDGQAFMARYDQRADLAPRDIVARAIDHEMKVSGAEHVLLDITHRPADFLRERFPAIHARCLELGIDLTRQPIPVVPAAHYMCGGVVTDAGGRSTLEGLYCAGEAAFTGLHGANRLASNSLLESVVFAHRAFESALAAPRVPVPPVAPWNPGGATASTEEVVVSQNWDELRRAMWNYVGIVRSDKRLARARARVRLLKEEIEEYYRNVLVTNDLIELRNITTVAELIIECAARRAESRGLHYTTDHPARDDAHWRCDIVLRKAPDGVIATLDRKPFTR; encoded by the coding sequence CGGCGGCGCACGGCACCGTCGCGATCGTCTCCAAGCGCGAGGCGCACGCCTCCAACACCTGGTACGCGCAGGGCGGGATCGCCTCGGTCTGGAGCGACCAGGACCGCTTCGACCTGCACGTCCAGGACACGCTGACCGCCGGGGACGGCCTCTGCCACCGCGACGTCGTGGAACTGGTGGTGCGCGGCGGCCCCGACCGCATCCGCGAGCTGATCGACCTGGGCTGCCACTTCTCGCAGGGGCAGGCCCCGGGCGCCGGCTACGACCTCGGCATGGAGGGGGGGCACTCGCGGCGGCGGATCCTGCACGCGAAGGACTCCACGGGCCGCGAGATCGAGGAGATCCTCCTCGAACGCTGCCGGGCGCACCCGCGGATCCGGATCGTCGAGCACCACATCGCGATCGACCTCATCCTCGAGTCGCGCCTCGGCGGGACGATCCGCGACGGGCACGACCGCGTCTGGGGCGCCTACGTGCTGGACGTGCGCGGCGGCACGGTCCACTCGTTCGTCGCCGGCGCGACGCTCCTGGCCACCGGCGGCGCCGGCAAGGTCTACCTCTACACGAGCAACCCCGACGTGGCCACGGGCGACGGCGTCGCGATGGCGTTCCGCGCCGGCGCCGCGGTCGCCGGGATGGAGTTCTTCCAGTTCCACCCGACGATCCTCTACCACCCGACGGCGAAGGGCTTCCTGATCAGCGAGGCCGTGCGGGGCGAGGGCGGTGTGCTCAAGACCCTGGACGGGCAGGCCTTCATGGCCAGGTACGACCAGCGCGCGGACCTGGCGCCGCGCGACATCGTCGCGCGCGCGATCGACCACGAGATGAAGGTCAGCGGCGCCGAGCACGTGCTGCTGGACATCACCCACCGCCCCGCGGACTTCCTGCGCGAGCGCTTCCCGGCGATCCACGCGCGCTGCCTCGAGCTGGGGATCGACCTGACGCGCCAGCCGATCCCGGTCGTCCCCGCGGCGCACTACATGTGCGGCGGCGTGGTGACCGACGCCGGCGGCCGCTCGACGCTCGAGGGGCTCTACTGCGCCGGCGAGGCGGCCTTCACCGGCCTGCACGGCGCCAACCGGCTCGCGAGCAACTCGCTGCTCGAGTCCGTCGTCTTCGCGCACCGGGCCTTCGAGTCGGCCCTGGCCGCCCCCCGCGTGCCCGTGCCGCCGGTGGCGCCGTGGAACCCCGGCGGCGCGACGGCGAGCACCGAGGAGGTCGTGGTCAGCCAGAACTGGGACGAGCTGCGCCGCGCGATGTGGAACTACGTCGGGATCGTCCGCTCCGACAAGCGGCTGGCCCGGGCCCGGGCCCGCGTGCGCCTGCTCAAGGAGGAGATCGAGGAGTACTACCGCAACGTGCTCGTCACCAACGACCTGATCGAGCTGCGCAACATCACCACCGTCGCCGAGCTGATCATCGAGTGCGCGGCGCGGCGCGCCGAGAGCCGGGGCCTGCACTACACGACGGACCACCCGGCGCGCGACGACGCGCACTGGCGGTGCGACATCGTGCTGCGCAAGGCGCCCGACGGGGTCATCGCGACGTTGGACCGGAAACCGTTCACCAGGTAG
- the pyrF gene encoding orotidine-5'-phosphate decarboxylase, translating into MTNPPAAALPDKGIPARDRLIVALDLPSPAEAKRFVEQLGDAVWFYKIGLELFMAGGYWELADWLTARGKKVFADLKFFDVPETVRAAVRNVAGRGVHFTTVHGNDAIMRAAAEAKGDVKILAVTVLTSLDAGDLADLGFDCDVAALVLSRARRALEIGCDGVISSGLEAPRLREHLGGKFLVVTPGIRPVFNKPADDQKRTVDVEDAFRGGADYIVVGRPIRTAPDPRAAAAQVQERIAALFAR; encoded by the coding sequence ATGACGAATCCCCCCGCTGCCGCGCTCCCCGACAAGGGCATCCCGGCGCGGGACCGCCTCATCGTCGCCCTCGACCTGCCCTCGCCGGCGGAGGCGAAGCGCTTCGTGGAGCAGCTCGGCGACGCGGTGTGGTTCTACAAGATCGGGCTCGAACTGTTCATGGCCGGGGGCTACTGGGAGCTGGCGGACTGGCTGACCGCCCGCGGCAAGAAGGTCTTCGCCGACCTGAAGTTCTTCGACGTCCCCGAGACGGTGCGCGCGGCGGTGCGCAACGTCGCGGGCCGCGGCGTGCACTTCACGACCGTCCACGGCAACGACGCGATCATGCGCGCGGCCGCCGAGGCCAAGGGGGACGTGAAGATCCTCGCCGTGACGGTGCTGACGAGCCTCGACGCGGGGGACCTCGCCGACCTCGGCTTCGACTGCGACGTCGCCGCCCTCGTGCTCTCGCGCGCCCGCCGCGCCCTGGAGATCGGCTGCGACGGCGTCATCTCCTCGGGGCTCGAGGCGCCGCGGCTGCGCGAGCACCTCGGCGGGAAGTTCCTGGTGGTCACGCCCGGCATCCGGCCGGTCTTCAACAAGCCCGCGGACGACCAGAAGCGGACGGTTGACGTCGAGGATGCCTTCCGCGGGGGCGCGGACTACATCGTCGTCGGCCGCCCGATCCGCACGGCCCCGGACCCGCGCGCGGCGGCGGCGCAGGTACAGGAGCGGATCGCCGCGCTCTTCGCGCGCTGA
- a CDS encoding MBL fold metallo-hydrolase produces MAAPVERRADAGPRLTFLGAAENVTGSRYLLEHGGARVLVDCGLYQEREFLARNWDPFPVPPASIDAVVLTHAHVDHCGYLPRLVHDGFRGSVVCTPVTAEVAAVVLEDSAKLQVEDAAFKRKRHTREKRTGPHPEVPLYTPEDVEAAAALFAPTPYGAEVRLGGGLTATFRDAGHILGSASVLVGCGQGAAPRLLFSGDVGRWDKPLLNDPEPAAQADWVVVESTYGDRVHEGGGSIKEQLAAVIADTRRRGGNIVVPSFALERTQEILWYLAELLEERRIEPLLVFVDSPMAVRVTDIFERHPEILDAPMREALARRASPFRFSGLKMIRTVEESKAINGIKGTVMVIAGSGMCTGGRIKHHLDANIARPESTVLFVGYQAVGTLGRQIQDGSPEVRLFGRMLPVRARVESIPGFSAHADREELTRWLAGIARAPRRVFVTHGEPEAAAAFAAHLASRFGWQATVPRYGDVVSLTC; encoded by the coding sequence ATGGCGGCACCGGTGGAGCGGCGGGCGGACGCGGGCCCGCGCCTGACGTTCCTCGGCGCCGCGGAGAACGTCACCGGCTCGCGCTACCTGCTCGAGCACGGCGGCGCCCGGGTCCTCGTCGACTGCGGCCTCTACCAGGAGCGCGAGTTCCTCGCGCGCAACTGGGACCCCTTCCCCGTCCCGCCGGCCTCGATCGACGCCGTGGTGCTCACGCACGCCCACGTGGACCACTGCGGCTACCTGCCGCGCCTGGTGCACGACGGCTTTCGCGGCAGCGTCGTCTGCACGCCGGTCACGGCCGAGGTCGCGGCGGTCGTCCTCGAGGACTCCGCGAAGCTGCAGGTCGAGGACGCGGCCTTCAAGCGCAAGCGCCACACGCGGGAGAAGCGCACCGGCCCGCACCCCGAGGTGCCGCTCTACACCCCGGAGGACGTCGAGGCCGCCGCCGCGCTCTTCGCGCCCACGCCCTACGGGGCGGAGGTCCGGCTCGGCGGCGGGCTCACCGCCACGTTCCGCGACGCGGGCCACATCCTCGGCTCGGCCTCGGTGCTGGTCGGCTGCGGGCAGGGCGCGGCGCCGCGGCTGCTCTTCTCCGGCGACGTCGGCCGCTGGGACAAGCCGCTGCTCAACGACCCGGAGCCGGCGGCGCAGGCGGACTGGGTCGTGGTGGAGTCCACGTACGGCGACCGCGTCCACGAGGGCGGCGGGTCGATCAAGGAGCAGCTCGCGGCGGTGATCGCGGACACGCGGCGGCGCGGCGGCAACATCGTCGTGCCGAGCTTCGCGCTCGAGCGGACGCAGGAGATCCTCTGGTACCTCGCGGAGCTGCTCGAGGAGCGGCGGATCGAGCCGCTGCTGGTCTTCGTCGACAGCCCGATGGCGGTGCGCGTCACCGACATCTTCGAGCGCCACCCCGAGATCCTGGACGCGCCGATGCGCGAGGCGCTGGCGCGGCGCGCTTCGCCCTTCCGCTTCTCCGGCCTCAAGATGATCCGCACGGTCGAGGAGTCGAAGGCGATCAACGGCATCAAGGGGACGGTGATGGTCATCGCCGGTTCGGGCATGTGCACCGGCGGGCGCATCAAGCACCACCTCGACGCCAACATCGCCCGCCCCGAGAGCACGGTGCTCTTCGTGGGCTACCAGGCCGTCGGGACCCTCGGCCGCCAGATCCAGGACGGGAGCCCCGAGGTGCGGCTCTTCGGGCGGATGCTCCCGGTGCGGGCGCGGGTCGAGAGCATCCCGGGCTTCTCGGCGCACGCCGACCGCGAGGAGCTCACGCGCTGGCTGGCCGGCATCGCGCGCGCTCCGCGGCGGGTCTTCGTGACGCACGGCGAGCCGGAGGCGGCGGCCGCATTCGCCGCGCACCTCGCGTCGCGCTTCGGCTGGCAGGCGACGGTCCCCCGCTACGGCGACGTCGTGTCGCTCACCTGCTGA
- a CDS encoding DUF72 domain-containing protein has protein sequence MRFCFRGLHPQVAVGTASDRYAGWIGQIYTRERYAGRITRRTHEVGGRRYLEEVLPVDSVEEYFQHFGALELDFTFYRPLLDEHLQPTDTFHIVRTYAGHLREGDRVFLKAPRAVMAPRLRSGGCFVPNSDYLDADFFTHRFYAPAVRLLHDNLGGILFEQEYRRAAERDAVEDEAADLERFFRRIPPDRRYHLELRTDAYLAEPVYAVLARTGVGQALSHWTWLPPLAEQLGRAGGRFFNEGGEVLVRLMTPRGMRYEDAFARTHPFDRLIEGLLSERMLEDTVCVMRAAIAAGRHVTVIVNNRSGGNAPLIAERLAECFGGVAQQVSDTTSP, from the coding sequence ATGAGGTTCTGTTTCCGGGGGCTGCACCCGCAGGTCGCCGTCGGCACCGCGTCGGACCGCTACGCGGGGTGGATCGGGCAGATCTACACCCGCGAGCGCTACGCGGGCCGGATCACCCGCCGCACTCACGAGGTCGGCGGGCGGCGGTACCTGGAGGAAGTCCTGCCGGTCGACAGCGTCGAGGAGTATTTCCAGCACTTCGGCGCGCTCGAGCTGGACTTCACCTTCTACCGCCCGCTGCTGGATGAGCACCTGCAGCCGACCGACACGTTTCACATCGTCCGCACCTACGCCGGCCACCTCAGGGAGGGGGACCGCGTCTTCCTCAAGGCCCCGCGGGCCGTCATGGCGCCGCGCCTGCGCAGCGGCGGCTGCTTCGTCCCCAACTCCGACTACCTTGACGCGGACTTCTTCACGCACCGCTTCTACGCGCCGGCGGTCCGGCTGCTGCACGACAACCTCGGCGGGATCCTCTTCGAGCAGGAATACCGACGCGCCGCCGAGCGCGACGCCGTCGAGGACGAGGCCGCCGACCTGGAGCGCTTCTTCCGGCGGATCCCGCCGGATCGGCGTTACCACCTGGAGCTGCGCACCGACGCGTACCTGGCGGAGCCGGTCTACGCGGTGCTCGCGCGCACCGGCGTCGGCCAGGCGCTCTCGCACTGGACGTGGCTGCCCCCGCTGGCCGAGCAGCTCGGGCGCGCGGGAGGGCGCTTCTTCAACGAGGGCGGCGAGGTGCTGGTGCGGCTCATGACGCCGCGGGGGATGCGCTACGAGGACGCGTTCGCCAGGACGCACCCCTTCGACCGGCTGATCGAGGGGCTGCTCTCGGAGCGGATGCTGGAGGACACGGTGTGCGTGATGCGCGCCGCAATCGCCGCCGGGCGGCACGTCACCGTGATCGTCAACAACCGCTCCGGCGGCAATGCGCCGCTGATCGCGGAGCGGCTCGCGGAGTGCTTCGGCGGCGTCGCTCAGCAGGTGAGCGACACGACGTCGCCGTAG